The DNA sequence TTCTTACCAATGTTTGTATTACTCAAGACGACAATTGCAAGGCCAAAATGATAAGAAAAAGATAAAGTATATAAAAATCCAAGTTGTCAATTACTATGAGCTTCTTCCAATAAAGATAACTGCAAAAAGCTAGCAGATCAAATTTCTACCTTTTCTCATACTCCAAGGAGACATTGCATGTCAAGATATAACAATTTTCTGCCCTCCGTTTCATATCAGGATGTCGAGAACCATGATCAAGGACGAGACCTTCAACCttgaaaaaggaacaaaacatgAACCAGACTAACAATAAGACCACAACTTCACACAACAAAATGTAACCAATTAGTAAGTTGAGTTGCAATTCTTGTTTGTCCCTGTCAACATGGGGGAAAAAAGCAACAACCTGAGAGTTAACATGCAACAGGAATAATCACATGTAACAGCATAAATTTCTATCTCTGCTCTAATGACTCAGTGAATTCTTGTAAATGTCATCATTTCCAATTTCTTGCAACATAGTATTGTTAAAACAGATTAATTTTCAGGAACATATATCTGCATATCCAGTTAGCTATCCGTCGTCATGATTTGTGGCAgcatttttttttcctaattCTCTACAATCCCTTGGGTTCATTCTTGCCACCAAACTACTAGTTTGTCTAAAACAAAAACTGTGTTTCCCCATTAATTTGATTATTATGTTTTTAAGTCTTACAAAATATGTTAGGACGGATTATACAGAAAAATagaatgataaatatgatttttgGATACCAGCACCAGGAAACAAAACTATCATGGTTAAACCAACGTTCGCTGTTTCGCCCAGACCGGTATGAAACAAGGGGCATGTACCAGTCAGAGTGCTGACACGGTCCACGAAGGCACGAACCCACCCCAGTCTGGTCCACCATATAAAAGGGAAGTGGGATACCGCAAGGCTCCACAGCGCTCACAAGCATCACCTCCACCTCCGCAAGGCTCGCGAACATAACCTTCGATACTGCGATCAACAGCGATCTCAGCTTGCCGCGACCTCACTGCACCGCCACGTCTTAGGTAaggtctcttctcttcctcttcctccttccttcttcctcctcctctgccgCTTCCTCTTCTTTGCTCTTTCTTCCTCCCTCCTCCATCccttctctcttttttcttcctcttcaaaACATCGATACTTaccagtgtaccatgtgtcgataCACCGGTATAGACCGGTACATGTGTCGTTGACTGGCCGACACGTCGGCTCGGATCAATAAGGCAAACCTTGGGTTAAACTATAACATTTTACATCTAATGTGAACAACAgaccatggtttgcagtaccgatccgtaccacccggtacgggcggtacgtaccggtccgccagactttcggtacgcggaccatatgttaccgttccgacactgtagcagtactgtagcagtgtagcactgctacagtgctcgacacgcctgaatataccgctcggtacacctgggtgtaccgagcagtataccgtaccgtaccggtaccgagctcaggtcaaaactccggtacggtacggtattgcgaaccttgcaacaaacaatcatcatttgcaAGAATAACATACCAAACGTGTATCAACATCAAACTTATGACGCATGTGCATTATCTCCACCATAAAGAGATCAATAGGCTCATCAGGTTTGCGTATGCAGAGCACCTGTTAATGTCAAAGTAAAGAATCGTCATCAGAAAGGATGATGCAGTTACGGGAACTGAAGTTTACAAGCATCAAGCATACACTAAAAAGAATATTCATATAGGATTATTTGAAACTCAAAAGTTATaaaatgattaaattttgatgtACCAATGCTGCAAAATAATATCAAATGAAAACATCATATTAAAGCTAAGAGACAAGAAATCAAATTTGCAGTTTAAGACCAAGATAAAGAAAGTGATTATAAGActtcaaatcaagataagcatcaaATACAGTTTATTCCAGGTGCAACTGATGTGTTTCAgctgaaaaaaaaattgatagcttCCATTCCAACCTATCAAAAGAACCAACTGGATTTTGCAGCCATTTCCAGAGTTTCAGGCTGATCTGATTCAATCAGCCTAAGATCATTTTGCGTCATTTGTATTATAGTGTAATCGCGGCACGGGGATTCTAAAACTGTTTATGGTTGATTTTCTAGATATGCAAAGGTATTACAAGATCCCACTAATCTAATTGATATTTGGTCCATCTTAGAGAGATACCTAGTTAAGTTGATTATGTGCAAGCTAAAGTTCTCACCAGAACTATGATGTATTATATCAAAAGAAACCTGTATATCATGCAGATATAAGCATAATTACGTGAGAGGTTTTATAGCAAGTTTAAAGGAAGAAATTCAGCAAACAGGAATTCAGATTTATTCGCCTTTTAATTTTCATTTCgaccataaaatatttcaaatgtctATATAATGTgttattttcaaggttctcaatttTGGCCCATACCGGTATATTGGTACAGAACATACCAAAGCATACCGACGATATGTCAGAGCATACCGGCAGTATGACAAAAAAGAGCTAAAAAACCTCCAAAAATACCTAAAAGTAATGGTCCAAAAATACCGGGGTGTACCAACTGGTACGCTTCAATAATGGTCAAAATTTGATACACCTCAGTAACGATTGAAATCCAGAGCATACCAAATGATTCACCTTGGGAACAGTTGGATTTCGATCGATACCGTCCAGTACATACCCCATATTGCCCGGTATGAGGTCAAAACACTGGTATcgcccggtagagggcggtccgTATACCAGTATCATCTcaaaccggtacgtaccacctgtACTGAGCaatacacatcgaaattgagaactcTGGACTTCTTTCACCTTAGTAAAGTGCACTTGTACCAATTGAATTTGAGCATCTATTCAGAAAAGATCAATCTAGAATAGATGAGGCAAACATATCATGAACCCTGCTATTCATAATATATGACTGATTGTTAGTCACATGCCCAAATTCATGCTACAGAATGTTAAAAGGTTAGGCTCCACATAAGCATATACGTGTCAAGTGCCAATAGGTGACTTGATGTACTTGATGGATAATAGATAGGCCACATCATACATTTAGCATGAAGTACTTTTTTgcaaaatgtttggcatgaacGTACCTAAAGTGCATATAACTGTTGCATACAATATAATGAACTACTAAAAGGACAAAACAGAATATATTACTGTGACACAAACATCAATGAAGAAGAAAACACAATCTAGTAAATATGTCCTCCATGAAACTACTAGTCAGCGATTCATTAAAGAAACACTCAGCCTGAAACATTGGCACTGCAGTGTAAGATACACGCAACTTTCTTGTCATCAAATGAAAATTTGTTTTTCATAcagaaaaatatcaagttttCCTAACATGCTAGAACCCAAAGAGAATGTCAGTTATCACTtttatacatttatcatcaaagaAGAATAAGGAAAAACAACCATTAAGGATGGTACTTACTCCATTAACAACAATATCTGTCAGTTGATCAGCTAGTCCCTCGTATAACTATAACAAAGAAAAATTCAAGAACCATGGTCAAAAGAGGAAAACGTAACTTGTTTACCTTTGACACTTCAGAGGTATACTACAGAAAGAAGAAACTCATTTACCTTTGTCCTAAGAGTTGTCCGTGCTACCATTTTCAATATCTCCTTGTCAGGGGTATCACCCATTACAACAGGTGTCTTAAACTTCTCAAGAAATTCAAGGGTAGCCCGCTTAGCAATTTCAAATCCATCTACCAGTACCCGTGGATGCATTCCTGAGTGGAAATTCAAAAGGTTTTAAAGATCAGAAGCTATGGGCCGAGGAAGAACCATTCTAATGAGCTAAAATCATATGTAACGCTCAACATTAAACCGGGACACTAAAAGAAGTTCACTTAAAGCAAATTTTGAATCAGGTACTGCAACACCAGGGGTAAACAAACTTTCTTAAAATTGACTAGCATGAAATGCTCAATGTTAACAAACTATACAAGCACAAAAATTGTAGAATTTACATCGTGTTAGTACTACTATGAGTTATGCAAAACTAAAATGAAGGTATTCAGTTCATAAGAATATAGTTGCTCCACAGAAAGCCCAATTACCAAAACGTTCATCTTAGCTCAGAGAAGAGCACATTTTCTTCAAAACGATTGGCTCCACACTTTCCTGTTTGTAGTCCCATATGCTCATAATCATAATCATCATCCAAGTTTTTctatcatgaattgtttgattatTCAAGATAATCACCATGAGCATCTGTGTAGACAATGCATCAAAGTATTGCATCCTTGAGTCTAAGCAAATTTGATATCTCTGCCCCACTAAGATAATTGTCCCCACATTTCCAATCAATGTAAAATTACAGAGGTAAAGAAGGTGCTATAGTGGTTGAGCTCGGAAGAGTAAACCAAGCCTCCATTATTTCCATAGGTGGAAAATTACAATAAAGAAATTATACGTTACACAGTGCACAAATCAGGTACTCTTTTACAAGTTTTGAGACACATAGTGAACCTTCTAATATTGACGAAGTGTAACAAAGTGGAAAGAAGCAAGCACGCATAAAAGTCAATCACCAAATTAATAACAATGTGCTGTTCACAATAACCAAAATAATAAATCTCGGAAGGGACAGCCCGTTCACCCAGAACAAAAGCAAAGAAAATTAACTGGGAAAGACCTTCATCGATGTACCGCTCTGACTGCTTCATGAGCTCCCCAATGAAGAGCACAGTGGAGGTCGTGCCGTCGCCACTAGTCTCATCCTGGGCAACCGCTGTCCTCGCAATCATAATGGCTGTGGGGTTTTGGATTTGCTGCCGATCCAACAAAATGATTACCGAAGCATTTCTCGGGTAAATGGGAAAGTAAGCGAACCTTTAACGAGTATTTCCAGAGATCATACCATCTCCTTCAGTAGAGTGTTGCCATCTTTGGTCAGCTTGATATCCCCAGCCCCTCCAACAAGCCTGCGCGTACAAAATCAATAAGTAAAGACGACAAAGGGATCAGAAGAGGAAGCGGCGGAAGGATTACATCTTGATGGTGCCCTTAGGCCCGAGGTTGGTCTTGAGGACGTCCTGGAGGCCCTTAGCGGCGTTGATGTTCATGTGGAGCGCCGCAGACTTGTTCAGCACCTCGGCGTTGGGATTCAACACCCGGAGCGACATCTTTCCCCCTCGTCGATCTCGAGCAAAGGAATTGAAATAAAGGGTAAAGGAGACAGATCTCGGTTGGGAGAAGGCGACGGCAAGCTGAAGCGAGAGGAGGAAGAGTAGGGTTTTATTGAGGGGAAGTGAACAGGGGAAGGAAGCGTTCCAGAGATTTCTGTAACGACATAATGGGCCGCCAACTTACTGACTGACGACCACTAAGCGGCCTGGTTCGCCTAGTTTAATCCAACCCAATCCAGTCCGGCTCAGCTGGCCTTCTATTGAGCCGGGCTGATTCATTAACGCTTGCTTTTAAAGAAGCTTGTCAAATGGCAAAATCGTAATATTATTGGGGACATAAAATTTTTGTCAAATTACTCATGTCTACTATATAGGAAATAGGATCATAAAATACCGGATATTCAATATTCTTCTTACCcataaagtataaaaatatagTCTCCTTGCACCACTTCCTCGTCGTTGGTTGTCGACAGATGTCGCCCTTGCTCACAACCTTAATCGTTGGCCATGAGGGGGTTGCAGAGTCTACACCTCTATCACGGGACCGACAAAGGGGGGTAATTGGCATAGTTAAGAGTTGAGCAAAAGACAGAGGAAGATGATCGATGAGAGTAAAAtggtcatttaaaaaaaataatattctataaagttTTTCAAACTTAGTGCATGAAATTCTAaagcatgagtttttttttttctagaaattgaactaaaatatttttttattatttttaaatatttgattGTAACCCAAATATGTTCAAAATATCACACTTGGACATTATATATCTCATCGGTAATAATATATCAGATCCACCTATCAAAAGTTGATGGTTCGAAACCTCATTAACATGTCTGATTCGATATTTTAATCTTTAGCGaagtaaaataaatttttatttcgtCTCTAAGTTTCTGTCACATATCCATATTTTCCAGTAAATGTTTGCCACACGCAAGAATCCATAGTTCAACCTCTTCTCGCCAACATCCAACAGTAGAACAAGCATCGGTGATCTAAGCTACTTGGGTTTCGGAGCTCAGTAAGACCTCCTCCTGAGAGCAATCATCCCCAGCAAGACCAGCAGTAGGTAAGCTACGGACGCAAGCATGGACATGGCGATGGCGGCGTTGACGCGCGCGCAGAACTTGCTGGCCGTGTCGCAGATCCGGTCCCATCCGGCCAAGTTTTCCTGCCCGTTCTCGGCCACCACGCTGATCGCCGTCGCTGCGCCGTTGCCTGAGAAGAGAAGAACCAGCATGACCAGGTCGGCCACGGAGAGTGCGAACAGCGTCCCGCCTGACCCAGCTCTCTTCGCGATCGAGATCACCAGCGCGATCACCGAGCAGAAAAAGACCACCGCGTTGACTATTACGAAGTACCTGGTAGTCAACCAAAcgacgagcgagagagagagagagaagagcgtCATGAATGGGTACAGTTTCATGTGAAGCTGCATAGGAGATAACGTAAACGAATAGATTCGTACACATATCCGGCGGAGTACGTCGACTTCACCGTCGCCATGAGGGTGGTCGTCTCGTTGGTGAGAGGATCACGAATGAGAAGCGTAACGATCTCCTTGGCAGCACCCATGACGACCGTCGAGATGAGGGTGAAGACGACGGAGAGGAAGCGAAGGATGTAGCCCGGTAAGTTCGTCGACGGGGGCGAGCCTTCATTGTAGCCTTGGGTTCCATCGAACCCAGGCCTGAACTGGGACTCCATTCTCACCTGGATGCTGCTGAGTGAGGAAGATGGTGGAGGACAAGAGTACTGTGTGTGAAAGGCCGGTGCAGAAGCATGTAGCACTTCCTGTGGCATGGGAAGAGACTCATGTGATTATATAGGAATTAGGTATACTTGATCTCGGAATCAGATGCTAGATCTGATGTACTCGGAGGTCAACTAATCAGAGCTCACAGCAATGAAATGAGAATAAAGAAAGGAGGTCAACTCATCAGAACCGCCTCTGCAGGTTCCTTTAGGCTAAGATTactgccgagagagagagagagaatgaagaaTGGCACAGACTGATGCAATCTCGGGACTTGCGCTTATTTGCTCTCTATTTTAACCTCGAACCATCAAGAACATGCACAAGGTTTTATGGATCCACTATGCTTGCTCTTCATGATGCTTTTTGTTCGTCGTATCGGTGTAGCATGTGCCGCATTAAAGGATATCAGTCAacgtttcctctctctctctctctctctctctctctctctatatatatatatatatatatatatatatatatatatatatctatctatctatctatctatctatctatctatctatctatctatctatctatttacATCTTCTCAAATATGTTTATTTTGGATTAGTATCAGAACATTACACCATGAAACTATCAGAAGACAGATAACACAAATCAACCTTGTTTTTGTAGCCAATGTTGATAAAGTAAAAAGAGAAACAAGAGATCATATTTAACCCCACACAGTTTCAGCATTGAGAGTCTTTGGAAAAGAGAGTATAATTGAGATGTTATGCAGGCTCATTAGCTCAAATTCTCCCAGAGGTACATTAAGTCAGAATCCCATACCAAAAAGAAGAGTTTTGAAAGGAGAGTATGATTGATGATTGGCTATTCATTAAATTCAGATGTTACAAGCTGGTTCAGTTCAGATGGCTAGACCAGATATGTGGCGAGCAAATCACTCTTCCTCTGGTTCTTCCTCTTCCTGCAATAGATTCTCCCTGTTGTCGTGCGCCCAGAACCCACGCACATCTATGAGCATGCTCGCGACCGTGCCACCTTGCTTGCAGGCAAGAAGATCAGCAAGTGTGACCCTAAGAGGGTCCACGGGTTTGACCATGTCCCAGATTTCATCTCTTACATCTTCAATACAGAGCTCATAGTTCCCACCCTCGATCCACTTCTGGTGCACATCTCTGGCAAAAGGAACATAACGTAAGGAAGATTTCAAGGCTAGCAATGCAAAACAGGAAGAGGAAACACTAGAGTTACTGCTTTCAGTGCCTAGACACTAGAAGAGTATATGGCCTTCTGTCGAACAAGGATCCTAGATAATTAATTCTTGACGTTGTTCGAAATAAAACAAGAGTTAAAAGACGACCATTTCGATTCTTCCTTTTATACATACATCCACTTTAGACAGTCAATCAATGTACTAGCCACACTAGGCAGTAAGGTGCTATGACTAGGCCAGCAATTCTGTAGGCCAACCAGATAATCAAATGTGACTATATATATCCCTCTACTTCTGAATGAATTCAAATGTTTTTGTAACTTGAACACGAGCAATTTTCTAGTTCAGTTCTTGAAGAATCTTACATGAATACCTTCATGCAGTAAAACTAGTTGGATTATATAGTTGGATTATATTTATAGAACATCAGTTAGAATTAATTTGCTGGTTAAGCGTGCAGCGCATGACTGGGTAGTCAAGGGTTTCACCCCTAGAACAACCCATCCAAAAACATTAGACTTCATGAACCTACGTAATATAAGATTGAATTACACAGTCAATACCACATTGATGTTGTCAAGAACTTAACAAGTCACACCTTCAAATAATTGACTTCCTTACCAGTAAAAAACACGACAAAACTGCTGCATCGACAGAATTAGTGCTGACCACAGTCGCACATACCATACATATACCACGCTAGCACCAAACTGTGATGCGGTCTTAATTACATCACACATGGGAGtgtttaaaaaatgaaaataaaaagaaatccagaaATGGACATAAGTTGAGAAATGGATAAGAGATATTGGTACTATTCCGAACGACAGAATAAATGAAAGATATGAAGACACTTATAAAGCAACTGGAAGCAACAAATAGAGAGGAAAGTGGCCAATAAGTAATACTGAAGCTATGATAAAAGGCTTTCAGTCAGTTATAGAAGATTTAAAGTAGTAGAGCAGTTATGGGAAACAGCCCAACAGTtaaaaaaatgatacattcatttTAAAATCTACTGTCATTGAATCAATAATCAATTTTGTTTGGACATTACGgcatgttattgttgttgttgctgtataATCATATGCAATGACACTGAACatactaagaaaaataatttagcaTTCAGATCTGTTTCCTTGATGATAAAAAAGCAATTTTGACAAAAGTACAGTAAATTCATTCTTTAAGATTATTTTACATCAACAATTTAAAACCATAATATGGTCCAATTAATAGACATATTGGACAAAATAAGCCATGTACAAGAAGAAGCAGCATCTTGACATAGGCTATCTTATATATCAACTTTCGGGACCTTAAACACAGATGCTATCTATAGAACATATAGATGCCTTGTCCTTAAGATTCTTTTACATCAACAATGTAAAGCCATAATATGGTCCAATCAATAGACATCTTGGACAGAATGCCATCTATGCAACATATAGATTCATGACATAGGCTATCTTATATGACATAAGCCATAATAGGCCATGTACAATAACAAGCAGCAACATGACAtaggctatcttatatgttacatTTTGGGGCCTTAAACACAGATGCCATCTATGCAACATATAGATTCACTTCGACTCGGGGGACATGTATACAGATACAGATATCAAACAGATACTAAATTCTCTAACCATATTTGTCCAAGCAGACATGAATACAAACGTATATATAACAGATATGAGCTTAAATCATATTTAGTAGGATGACGATGCAAATATTACATGAATTGCAGATAacataaaaacatatataaaaacCAATTTCAACctacaatttaaaatttttatttatagcaattatgaaaaaaatgaaagaatgaTTAAAATAACATACATAGAAAACTCAATCAATTAACAACTTTTCTTTgattaataaaagaaaattcaacacTTTAAGTTTGAGGTATCTTTGATTATTTGAGTATTtcaatatagataaaattcaaccTATGTATGTATGTCTTCAGATATGAATACAAATATGTGATAAATACACATTTCTACAAATATATAGAGTTCAACTTGAATATGAGAATAGATTCATACTTCATAGAGATAATATCCTACCCACATTAATCCTTGGAGCTTCCAAACTTCTACAGCTTGCTAAGCCTATGTGTGGTTAAACTCCTGTTTACGCTAGACAGCACAAAATCGATAAGAGAACCACctttctcaaat is a window from the Musa acuminata AAA Group cultivar baxijiao chromosome BXJ2-1, Cavendish_Baxijiao_AAA, whole genome shotgun sequence genome containing:
- the LOC135598015 gene encoding CASP-like protein 1E1, whose translation is MPQEVLHASAPAFHTQYSCPPPSSSLSSIQVRMESQFRPGFDGTQGYNEGSPPSTNLPGYILRFLSVVFTLISTVVMGAAKEIVTLLIRDPLTNETTTLMATVKSTYSAGYVYFVIVNAVVFFCSVIALVISIAKRAGSGGTLFALSVADLVMLVLLFSGNGAATAISVVAENGQENLAGWDRICDTASKFCARVNAAIAMSMLASVAYLLLVLLGMIALRRRSY